From the Arthrobacter sp. PM3 genome, one window contains:
- a CDS encoding LacI family DNA-binding transcriptional regulator, with product MARTSERAQRGGHSGVSIEDVAAAAGVSTATVSRAVRGLPRVSPATREKILAIAENLGYVASSSASGLATGRTKTIGVLAPFVSRWFFSKAIEGADRELHARQYNLSLFNLGGHGSHRERLFSKTMVYKQIDALLVLCMALTHEEIDHLQKIDIPLVVVGGHVEECPYIGIDDYAAAATAVRHLIGLGHTDIALLHGDDETDLNFDVPRVRIQAFQDIMREAGLPVRPEWDEWGDFTVRSGQEAFRRLWSANGSKPTAIFCASDEMAMGVIFEANAAGVRVPEDLSVIGIDDHDFADAMGLTTVGQRPDEQAELGTRMLLDELDGIAGSVQSAVAPHRLIVRRTTAPPGRAAARPA from the coding sequence GTGGCACGGACATCCGAAAGGGCGCAGCGGGGCGGCCACTCCGGCGTCAGCATTGAGGACGTCGCCGCTGCGGCCGGGGTTTCCACGGCCACCGTTTCCCGGGCCGTCCGGGGACTGCCCCGCGTGTCCCCGGCGACGCGGGAGAAAATCCTCGCGATTGCCGAGAACCTTGGATACGTCGCGTCGTCGTCGGCGTCCGGCCTGGCGACGGGCCGGACCAAGACCATCGGCGTGCTGGCCCCGTTCGTCAGCCGCTGGTTCTTCTCCAAGGCCATCGAGGGCGCGGACCGTGAACTGCATGCCCGCCAGTACAACCTCTCGCTCTTCAACCTCGGCGGCCACGGCAGCCACCGTGAACGGCTCTTCAGCAAGACCATGGTCTATAAGCAGATCGACGCCCTGCTGGTGCTCTGTATGGCGCTGACCCATGAGGAGATCGATCACCTCCAGAAGATCGATATTCCGCTGGTGGTCGTGGGCGGCCATGTCGAGGAGTGCCCCTACATCGGCATCGACGACTACGCCGCGGCCGCCACGGCGGTCCGCCACCTGATCGGCCTGGGCCACACGGACATCGCCCTGCTGCACGGCGACGACGAAACCGACCTGAATTTCGACGTCCCCCGGGTCCGGATCCAGGCGTTCCAGGACATCATGCGGGAAGCCGGGTTGCCCGTCCGGCCCGAATGGGACGAGTGGGGCGACTTCACCGTGCGCAGCGGCCAGGAAGCGTTCCGCCGCCTCTGGTCCGCGAACGGCTCCAAGCCCACGGCAATCTTCTGCGCTTCGGACGAAATGGCCATGGGCGTCATTTTCGAAGCCAACGCGGCCGGAGTGCGGGTACCGGAGGACCTGTCGGTGATCGGCATCGACGACCACGACTTCGCCGACGCCATGGGTCTCACCACGGTCGGGCAGCGCCCGGACGAACAGGCCGAGCTCGGCACCAGGATGCTGCTTGACGAGCTCGACGGCATCGCCGGCTCCGTGCAGTCCGCGGTCGCACCGCACCGGCTGATTGTGCGCAGGACGACGGCGCCGCCGGGCCGTGCAGCCGCCCGGCCCGCGTAG